The region AAACGTCGCCGCTGAAAATGAAGTAAGGTTTGTTTCAAGGAAGTGTTTTTGTCATGAGGTAGTTTGAATTCTTTGAAAAGGTCGTGAACTTCGACGGAGTTCATCTAGATCTCCTCTGCGAACATGCGTGACTGCATCCTGAAGTATATGACAGCAATATATGTTACCACGATCACAACAACGAACGGGGCTAGAGATAGGGGCCCATAAATCAGCTTGCCAGTAGTGGGCGTTTTAGAGGTTACCATGACTGAGCGTAGATATTGGATCATTTGCGCCAGGGGGTTCATAAGCAGGATTTTTTGGTACTTAGTAGGAATGATTGCTAAGGGGTAAATGATGGGGGTGGCATAAAACAGAAGCTGCATCATGACCTCCCAGATGTAGGAAATATCACGGAATTTGACATAAAGAGCTGCCAAAAAGAATGAAACAGCTCCCGAAAAAATCAGCAGCTCAATCAAGATAAGTGGTAACAACAAGGCCCCCCAATGAATCTCTGCGCCGGACAACAGCAGAAAAACCCCGAAGACAACCAAGTTGATGATCAAATTAACAAATGCTGAAAACGAAGTTGAAAGCACGAGTATGAATTTTGGCACATTGGTTTTACGTATGAGTTCGCCTTTGTCGACAATCGCCCTTAAACCCAGCATTGAAGCTTCCTGGAAATATGTCCAAACAACGATTCCAAGCAGTAAGTAGGCTGGGTAATGCGGGATGCTTGCGCCCAGTTTTAAGAATTTGCTGAAGACAATATAGAGGATAGTAAAAAGGGCTAGTGGTCTAAGTAATGACCATAGGTAGCCCAGAACCGAGCCTTGGTAACGCAGCTTGAAATCAGTCCGCACAAACTCTCGAAGAAGGTAATAATTATGCTTTTTAAATATATTCTTCATATCTAATCTGACGACTTCCTTGATTTTGCTATAATACTCTAATGATTGC is a window of Candidatus Saccharimonadales bacterium DNA encoding:
- a CDS encoding ABC transporter permease, translating into MKNIFKKHNYYLLREFVRTDFKLRYQGSVLGYLWSLLRPLALFTILYIVFSKFLKLGASIPHYPAYLLLGIVVWTYFQEASMLGLRAIVDKGELIRKTNVPKFILVLSTSFSAFVNLIINLVVFGVFLLLSGAEIHWGALLLPLILIELLIFSGAVSFFLAALYVKFRDISYIWEVMMQLLFYATPIIYPLAIIPTKYQKILLMNPLAQMIQYLRSVMVTSKTPTTGKLIYGPLSLAPFVVVIVVTYIAVIYFRMQSRMFAEEI